Proteins from a genomic interval of Nerophis lumbriciformis linkage group LG01, RoL_Nlum_v2.1, whole genome shotgun sequence:
- the LOC133613137 gene encoding uncharacterized protein — MVVEEVTQVAQDQYWIKAVSQGKQGAWTRWEDTIQRVITWADIWRTPQSRLSFLVRAAYDTLPCPRNLAQWFGSEGKCSLCSKDNAGLKHILSGCNVALTQGRFRWRHNQVLRKLAELLERCRVGANNATDPHRPNITFIKPGEVGQKTEAGRSSLLLTPAAKKVLIIELTVPWEEGIPVAHEFKRSKYSDLAEDCKGGGWSASIHPVEIGCRGFVGGSATRLLRAAGMTGSNLRRAIKELAEEAEKASFWMWLRRRDNTWGSTPH, encoded by the exons ATGGTGGTGGAAGAGGTCACACAAGTGGCGCAAGACCAGTATTGGATCAAGGCCGTATCCCAGGGAAAACAGGGGGCATGGACTCGCTGGGAGGACACCATTCAAAGAGTCATAACCTGGGCCGACATCTGGCGAACTCCTCAATCTCGGCTCAGCTTCCTCGTGAGGGCAGCGTATGACACCCTGCCATGCCCTCGAAACCTCGCCCAGTGGTTCGGAAGCGAGGGTAAGTGCTCCCTGTGCAGCAAAGACAATGCAGGACTTAAACACATCCTTTCAGGTTGCAACGTCGCGCTAACGCAGGGGCGCTTCCGGTGGCGACACAATCAGGTGCTGAGGAAGTTGGCAGAGCTGTTGGAGAGATGCAGAGTCGGGGCAAACAACGCCACAGATCCCCATCGGCCAAACATCACTTTCATCAAACCAGGAGAGGTAGGACAGAAGACAGAGGCGGGAAGATCATCACTTCTGCTTACCCCTG CTGCTAAGAAAGTCCTCATCATTGAACTAACcgtgccatgggaggagggaaTACCAGTAGCACATGAGTTCAAACGGTCAAAGTACAGCGACCTGGCAGAGGACTGCAAGGGGGGAGGCTGGTCTGCGTCCATTCACCCCGTGGAGATCGGATGCAGGGGCTTCGTAGGAGGTTCTGCGACCCGGCTCCTGCGTGCGGCGGGAATGACCGGTTCCAACCTGAGGAGGGCCATCAAGGAGTTGGCAGAGGAGGCAGAAAAGGCAAGTTTCTGGATGTGGCTAAGAAGGAGGGACAACACTTGGGGCTCAACACCCCATTGA